The following DNA comes from Cherax quadricarinatus isolate ZL_2023a chromosome 83, ASM3850222v1, whole genome shotgun sequence.
agggtggagcaaaataggatggctAGGAGGGTATAGAAAGCCAGGgggatggaaaaaaaaaaaagtaatcccAGTTAGAATTGGGGGGTTGTAAAAGTGtgaataagaacataataaagaaggaacattgcaacaggcctactgacccatgcagagcagggtCAGTAggcccccccggattagcccaataacccacccagtctggtcacctccactcaaggaaggagcatggcaccagacccatcagcacaagctagtcaggtccaactcagacccattcatgtatttatctaacctattggcagtttggagggatatgttgtgtatctttatacatatatgcttctaaactgttgtattctgagcacctctgcaaaaacagtgataatgtgtgtgtggtgaaagtgttgaatgatgatgaaagtattttctttttagggattttctttcttttttgggtcaccctgcctcggtgggagacggccgacttgttaaaaaaaaaaaaaaaaaactacacgttttagcctgaataactgtactcgagagtttgttccactcatccacaactattaccaaaccagtgctttcctatatccttcctgaatctgaatttttccaacttgaaaccattgctgcgagtcctgtcttgtctggaaattttcagcacgctatttacatcccctttatttattcccgttttccatttatacacctctatcatattccccctaattctacgccttttgagagagtgcagattcagggccctcagtctatcctcatagggaagatttctgatacatgggatcatctttgtcatcctcctctatgttttccagagcatttatatccattctgtaatacggtgaccagaactgagcagcacagTAGAAGCTTGGCCATCAACCAGGCTTATGAAAGTATGTAGAGAGGAGCGAGTAGATGTGGGTTTTGTGGCCTGTGCTGTTGGGGGTGTGAGCAAGTTAATGTTTATGAAAGGACTCAGGGAGACCAGTTAGCTGAACTTGAGttctgaggtgggaagtacaaaggCTGAATATttggatgttgcagttcagaaggccatctaaactatgtcaacatcctttttttttttttcagacatcAAATGTTGGAAACACAAGTAGGTACAATTTACTATATCAAAAAATGTTCACCAGCATAGTTATTGATTTTAGAGATGTGGAGAAAGTCATGTTCAGTACTAGATGTAGTTTTAATGGTTCTAAGTAATTTCATAATTGTTTATTTATATCACTGAACAATATTACTTTATATTCTTTAAATCTGTCATTGATATTAATATGGTCACAAAGTGCTGCAAGGCTAAGGCCAGTAGCAAAGGGAAGAAACCTGAAAGGTGAACTTGAGAGTCAACAAGAAACGTCGAAGTTGGCATAAATAAATTTCAATCAAAAGTCGGTGTCCACAATGAATACGGGGGCTTTCTGAAAGGAGAGCAGGCAAGGTAAGTGCACCCAGGCAttggaaaaaaatttaaaaaattggaATGCAGTATTTGCTCTTTGATATATGGTACAGTGAAAAGGTGTCTAACAAACAAGAGCTGACAAATTTCACAAAGGTGTGCTGGACACCTTTCCACATGCATCTTGTGCGACTAAAAATAATTACCCAAAGTGTCTGAAAAAGATTGATCTCTGCAAGAGATTAAAAGTTTCAGAATCATGAAATGTGCAGATTCTGAAAGTTCATTGCCCTGAACACCAGCAAAAGACAATGTGTATGTTTGCCGAAGAGGATGCACAACCAAATTTAAACACACAGTGAAAGCTTCAAAAATCTTGTAGTGCATTTGAAGGGAAGCTTCAACAAAGTGGGAAGTAATGTGAATAATAGCCATGCTACAAGTGTGCAGAAAAGGGTGGCAGATAGAGAAGCAACTATACAGAAAGCTAAGATTAAAGACATAAACAAGGAAGATGACCATTTGAAAGTGTTGGCTTTATTAGTCTGATTATTCTGAACATCACACAGTCATGAAGACTATGCAAGCGGAGAAGATAACTTAAAACGAATCTCTACGGTTTTATAATGAAGAAACATAAGACTAAACACAGGCTTTCAAAAAGGCACCAGACACACACATTGCTTCGATGATTAATGACTAAACTTGGAATGAAGAGCTGTTCATGAAGCAGATTAACACACTGTCCCCATAATCAAATTTAGATAGAGCCAAGGCTGTATGAAGACAAACTCGCCTATTGAGCCGCAGGCAAAATGTGGCAAAGCTAAGATATGCAACCTTAAAGTATGTCATGTGAAATTTTCATGACATCGTACAATTATATATTACAAAACACATGTCACTCCCAATAAACTTTCCCCACACATACTTTCCCAATAACTCTACTAGAAAATTAGTAAGGTGTGAAGAAAAGTACATACTTTAAAATTAAAACTTTCATTTATTCCTTTTAGCAGCATCGTTCGCCCAAAGCCCATTATTTTAATGATTTATACACTATCATTGAAGTTACCATGCCCCTTGAGAGGAGGAAGTAGGAAAACtccacaaactaaaaaaaaaggcacaagatTATTTTAAAATTAACCTTGTGCCTATATACATTCATAAAAAAGTGATTCCATGGTTTAAATACAAAGTTCATTATTACTTAGCCTACAGAAAGACTATTTCATATTATTGTCAGCAATTAATTCATGCCATAAATCTGAATATCAGATATAGTATAttgttatataaatatataatatgacGCCTTCAGTCATACATtttcaaaaggggggggggatgttgccaAGGACTACATTACTCCCAAATACCAGATTTAAAATAATGCACTGTCTGCCCTCAgtattaaaataataaatttaattaCCTGAAAATCTATGACCTATGGTGTAATTTTATTTCAATACTTGCTAAAGCAAAAAATTTCTTAAGATAGAAAAACACATGAAAATACCCAGAGATATTTATAAAAATACAAAGGTACAGTCTTGTGTATTTTAGTACGGCATGTGGCGAGTAATTTAAATTATTGGACTCCTACTACCATACAAAACTTGACAAGCAGAGTAATAAATAGAGGGAGATATCATTAAGATATCCAGATATTTTTGAACTTCAAGGTGACAAAGGTGTAGCACACAAATTTCAATTCATAATCTCTTTAATGTTCTTTTTTTATCTTTTAAAACTTTTTTACGATCAGCTGTGATCTTCTTGTCTGTAGCATGTTTCTTTGCCTGGGGACCATCTTGACTTGTTCCTTCTCCACTGGGCTCACCTTTACACACTTTAGGACCCTGAAAGAAATGGAAAATTTgcacattttttatttatttgatGGATATTCAAAGCCTTACCAAATTAGTTTCATAATTATTTTTGATAAAAGTGGTCACCTGTTGTAGGTGAAGAGATAGATTATACTTtaaatattgctgttataaaGTTCCAGCCAATGCCAGATTACTAGCCAGGGTCATCAACAATCTGGAGTTAGTCACTGCAGCCAGTCAGTCTTAATAGTGCTTAAGTAATAGTAATTGTGAAACCATTTTAAATTATAATTTGTTTCTACCTTAATGTAAGTGCTATTGGAGAAATCTTTGAAAAGGAAGGTGCGCActttacagacacacacaccatagTATATCTAGTTAATGCAATTATATTCGATTACAGTATTTCCCTTCATTAATTTCCCAAATGAAAACACTTTATTAGTGTGACTAGGGTGCATTAATATTCTTGTTTTATATGCACATCTTATTCCTGTTTGCATTTTCTTTATATATCATTTTGACTAACAACCCTGCACCTGTAGTAATGTGCAAGTGGCAGCTATCTTAACACTGAAAAATTTAAATAAGTGGAGAGAAGAGGTAAAATGGATTTTGAGAGCTAGGGACTAGGAtgtccaacaggcttgtgtgagtgcATTAGCTAAGagtgtggaggcaagtggttatGACTTGTGCTGTCAGtgtgtgaggaaagtaacatttatgaaggaatttatGGAAACCAATTTGCCAGGCTAGAGTCcgggagatgggaagcacagtgccggcAATCTTGGAGAGGTAGGGATGTTGCAGTCTGGAAGATCTGAACTGTAATGTCAACACACTTCTAGCAAGATAGTTTAAGAACTTTCTCTTTTTGGgtaaccctaccttggtgggagttGGCTGTTGTGTTAAAACAAAAGGTCAACAGACTATATGTAACATGTTTAAGTTAATACATGCTGTGTATATATTCTAACAGCTGTTTCCCACTGAGAGAGAATGGAAAATTAAATTTTAAGTTACAAAAATGAAAATGGACTAATGCCCATAGATATGCAGCCACAAACAAACTCAATACTGATCAACCTTATCTGATCAAATTGCAATAAATATAAATCTAACAAAAAATACAATAATTTACCAAAGTTACTAACTAATTTAGCTAAATTTCCAATTTAGCTGATAataccaggtgtttacagtgaaacatataagtgaacagtatttagataaggctaaagaggtctttgtggcatttatggatttggaaaaggcgtatgacagggtggataggggggcaatgtggcagatgttgcaggtgtatggtgtaggaggcaggttactgaaagcagtgaagagtttttacgaggatagtgaggctcaagttagagtatgtaggaaagagggaaattatttcccagtaaaagtaggccttacacaaggatgtgtgatgtcaccatggttgtttaatatatttatagatggggttgtaagagaagtaaatgcgagggtcttggcaagaggcgtggagttaaaagataaagaatcacacaaagtgggagttgtcacagttgctctttgctgatgacactgtgctcttgggagattctgaagagaagttgcagagattggtggatgaatttggtagggtgtgcaaaagaagtaaattgaaagtgaatacaggaaagagtaaggttatgaggataacaaaaagattaggtgatgaaagattggatatcagattggagggagagagtatggaggaggtgaatgtattcagatatttgggagtggacgtgtcagcggatgggtctatgaaagatgaggtgaatcatagaattgatgaggggaaaagggtgagtggtgcacttaggagtctgtggagacaaagaactttatccttggaggcaaagaggggtatgtatgagagtatagttttaccaacgctcttatatgggtgtgaagcatgggtgatgaatgttgcagcgaggagaaggctggaggcagtggagatgtcatgtctgagagcaatgtgtggtgtgaatataatgcagagaattcgtagtttggaagttaggaggtgagggattaccaaaactgttgtccagagggctgaggaagggttgttgaggtggttcggacatgtggagagaatggagcgaaacagaataacttcaagagtgtatcagtctgtagtggaaggaaggtggggtaggggtcggcctaggaaaggttggagggagggggtaaaggaggttttgtgtgcgaggggcttggacttccagcaggcatgcgtgagcgtgtttgataggagtgaatggagacaaatggtttttaatacttgatgcgctgttggagtgtgagcaaagtaacatttatgaaggggttcagggaaaccggcaggccggacttgagtcctggagatgggaagtacagtgcctgcactctgaaggaggggtgttaatgttgcagtttaaaaactgtagtgtaaagcacccttctggcaagacagtgatggagtgaatgatggtgaaagtttttctttttcgggccaccctgccttggtgagaatcggccagtgtgataataataaaataataatttccAGTAGCAATGGTAGCCTGGCATACGAAATATTATTCCCACCTGCATTTTGGCTTCAAAATAAATCTTCCATAAAAGATAAACTATAACTTAATATGAAACTCACAACTATAACCCAACCCTCAACATCTGCAAGATATTTAGCATATACCTCAtagatattaattttttttttttttaacaagtcggccgtctcccaccgaggcagagtggcccaaaaagaaagaaaatccccccaaaaaataaccatagataatgtttttttgtctccatatatacctcaacgcaccactcaccttttttccctcatcaattctatgattaaacaTATACCTCAAATTAACCTGGaaaaatctatgtattttagcaTATTTGAATGCTTTGGTACCAATAATTTCCTAATTTGGCATTTGCATTTAGTGAAAATTATTTGTTTTCTAACGTACATGTAACCCTGAAAAAACTGAATTCTATTAAATAATCTGGTACTATTTAAAACTatttttgaggctttacaaatgaatttcattttgattttttcacaatgaatttttattcaaaccaaaaaaaagaagatttactgttatgcaatattgtaataattgtataaatatcatcaccacatttgtgaatgtatattagacccaccagatggtgtgtattagacatgtgagatcatttgtttactcttgaacatcgacaaaaatttaacatttccgctactttgagctcagtttcaacccatttccagtgctaaaaccaatcaaaatcatctctatttctgtaatatatcttccgttctatcaaatgagaccaagaaattgcaaatacaactataaaaaacatatgaaaaaacactgcaaagtcgctgttttaatcgaaaatcacggtctcagttttttctcattatacactgtgctgcaggatttgttttatgcagtgcacacataccacatagatgtattctctcatatctaggcccaaatttaccactcacagcttatcagagtgagctgagctcatggcatagatctacggtttggaccctgaacggaaagctgtagatctacagcacggaccctgaaagggttaaagtataACACACTGGACTAATGCAGAAGTGTGTAACATTTACTGATAATCTTTTGCTCATGAGAAAGTAAAAATTAGAGCATTCCACCGTAAGCAGCAAAGGTTTAGCATGTTCACATTTCACTCATGACACAGGACAATAGTATTGCACCTCCATGGTTAGTTGTCTACAAACTTACTCTGCTAGATTATCCAATTCTcaatacaaataaaaaaaaggTGTTAATTATTGTATCATTTGAAAATCTACTGAATTAGACTTTTCTATGCCAATAAATAGCTGCTGTAGCATTATGAAATGAGCCTAAACAGATATGGAAAATACAGCACTACTCTGCAAAGAGTATTACATAATCTTACCTGTGCATGGATTTCAGTTATCATCTTTGCTCTAGCAGCATAATCATCATAGGCCTCAAGTAAGAGTTTTCCTGCCTCCTCATTTAAGGCAGACTCAGCATTAGGTACAATCAGCAGACACTTTATTACCTGCAATAAGAAAAACCCAGACATATACAGTAAAAGTTGGCACTAAATCTGTATAAATGTACAGTAGATTGTGTTTATAAACCTTTAACAATGATGGTAGctcttcctgccctgcagctcAGTTAAAGAGCATACTGAACTTGTATGAATAAAGAATacttttcaagattttttttttaaggcagACCTAGGGTACACTGTTATGGCTAGAATAATATTAACAAGCAACCACAAGGGAAAATAAAATGAGTTGAGGAAAAGACACTTAGGAAATTTTCAGGGGCACAGCAATAAGaaaattctgattttttttttctaaaaatagTCACTTAATATGAACATATATTTGAGAGAATTTCAGAATTCAAAATTTCACTTGCCTGGAAAGGTAAAAATTTGAGATCTGTATGAATTTGGGTTTTGTTTGTAAATTTCGAAAATTCAGAAAGAATAAAACGAATTAAAGAAAATTAGTTTTTTCTTGAGCTGTATTACCTTACCTTCTGCTCACTGGATATATTCCCAAATCAGTACACTGCTATAACAATATACTGAAGTAAGAGATATAGGACGAAGTGCAAAGTAAACCCAGTCAAAAGTACAATATGGGTGGGTAAAATATGAGAACATAATACAAACAtctgtggccccagactatttaacatcttaccagatgaTATCAAACACTGTTGGAATAAGTGAAGAAATCTCAAGAGGAAACCAGACAAGTACCTCCAccaagtgtcagatcaaccaggctgtaatggataagTGGGCCAACAGCAAGACTGATTAACCATGCAAACACCTGCTAAGCCTGGTCCAAGGCCAGGTTCCAGTAGAAAAACTCATGGTATGGTAAGCTAACCCTTTTCTTTCTTTGAGCAACGATGATGATGAACTGTTTTCAATGATTCAGATGGATTAATTTTTATAAATTATCATAACATACATCTCAGAACATTAAATTCTATGAATTGTGGGGGAATCCCAgggctctccttccttccttcctgcctgcccgCCTGCAGTGAATGCAATTTAAGTGCTACAGGTTCTGCTTTTAACTCAACAGCCATCATTTAATCCACCAGACTAGCTTCTTTTGATGAAAATGGACAAAGCCATTAAATAAGGCAAACAGTAAAAGCTATTACACAAACCTGACTGACAACCCACAATGTTTTTACCTAACAAAATTCTGCCAATATTTTCAGCATACCCAAATCTTTCATAGCATTACAGCAGCCACTGACAATACatctatgcactctgccccaggcataTCTATGTTTAAAGTGAATGATTGCAGTAGTACGGCCATTCTGGATATATCTAGACATACAACCAAGGTATACCTTGCACAGATATTGATCATAATGAAAACACTTAATGATACATATGAATTCTTAAAAGATTACAATCACATTTTTCTTGGAGACAAGAGATATTTTATCACAAAGAACCCACTTACCAAAAGTACATGTCTAATTCCGAGGTCAGCCTTCCAATCTTTCTTTAATGTATTAACACAGATCTCTCCATTCGATGCAACATTAGGGTGAAAGATCTTGGTGAGGAAGTAACCCTTTGGAGGAACATTTGGAAAGTCCTTGCCAAGGGCTAATTTGACACGAAACATTCCTCCAGCATATGGTGTGCCAGCTGCAAAAAATATGCAATTTTATAGGATTTGGAAATATAGTATGAAGTTTACAGATTCCTTAacacacaaaataaaaatatTCTAGTTTTTGGTCAAGATTTCCTAAATATGCCAAAGTTTATAATaccaatttgatttttttttcaagattCTACATGTAATCAAGTCATAAAGACTGAcaataaacaaatacagtggacccccggttaatgatatt
Coding sequences within:
- the LOC128702162 gene encoding ubiquitin-conjugating enzyme E2 S isoform X3, whose product is MKEMTELVKGPPEGIKVHMNDEDITDIQATIAGPAGTPYAGGMFRVKLALGKDFPNVPPKGYFLTKIFHPNVASNGEICVNTLKKDWKADLGIRHVLLVIKCLLIVPNAESALNEEAGKLLLEAYDDYAARAKMITEIHAQGPKVCKGEPSGEGTSQDGPQAKKHATDKKITADRKKVLKDKKRTLKRL
- the LOC128702162 gene encoding ubiquitin-conjugating enzyme E2 S isoform X2 produces the protein MASTSNVENLSPQILRGVMKEMTELVKGPPEGIKVHMNDEDITDIQATIAGPAGTPYAGGMFRVKLALGKDFPNVPPKGYFLTKIFHPNVASNGEICVNTLKKDWKADLGIRHVLLVIKCLLIVPNAESALNEEAGKLLLEAYDDYAARAKMITEIHAQGPKVCKGEPSGEGTSQDGPQAKKHATDKKITADRKKVLKDKKRTLKRL
- the LOC128702162 gene encoding ubiquitin-conjugating enzyme E2 S isoform X1, whose translation is MLVTRKYLWSKTSNVENLSPQILRGVMKEMTELVKGPPEGIKVHMNDEDITDIQATIAGPAGTPYAGGMFRVKLALGKDFPNVPPKGYFLTKIFHPNVASNGEICVNTLKKDWKADLGIRHVLLVIKCLLIVPNAESALNEEAGKLLLEAYDDYAARAKMITEIHAQGPKVCKGEPSGEGTSQDGPQAKKHATDKKITADRKKVLKDKKRTLKRL